The genomic region CGTGGCCTCGTCGACGAAGCCGTACCGCATCAGTCCGGCGGCCACCAGTGCTGTGTCGTGCGGCCACACCGAACCGTTGTGGTAGCTGACCGGGTTGTAGGCGCCCATGTCCGAGGCGAGCGTCCGGATGCCCCATCCTGTGAACATCTCCGGCGACATGAGCCGCTTGGCCACCAGCGGCGCCTTTTCGGCGTCGACGATGCCCACCCAGAGGCAATGGCCCATGTTGGACGTGCAGGCATCAACGGGGCGCTTGTCCTTGTCCAGGGCCACGGCGAAGTATCCCTGCTCAGGAAGCCAGAACTTCTCATTGAACTCGGCCTTGATGTCTGCGGCTCGGCGGTTCCACTTGGCGGTGGTTTCCTCGTCGCCGAGCTGCTGGGCGAGCAGCGCTCGCCCCAGGTAGGCGCTGTAGACGTAGCCCTGCACCTCACACAGCGCAATGGGGGCCTCCGCCATCCGGCCGTCGGCGAAGTTGATCCCGTCCCAGGAGTCCTTCCAGCCCTGGTTCAGCAGTCCGTGCTCGTTGGCGCGCTGGTACTCCACGAAGCCGTCGCCGTCGCGGTCGCCGTAGTGCTCCACCCATTCCAGGGCCCGGTCTGCGTGCGGCAGGAGCGATTCCAGCAGCTCGCCCGCCAGCCCCCAGCGCCCCAGTTCGGCCAGCAGCGCCACGAACAGGGGCGTTGCGTCCGCGGTGCCGTAGTACGCCTGACTGCCGCCGAGGGCCAGTCCCGCGGTGACCCCCAGCCGCACTTCGTGCAGGATCCTGCCAGGTTCCTCCTCGGTGTCCGGGTCAACCTTCTGGCCCTGCAGCGAGGCCAGGGTCTGGAGGGTCCCCGCCGCCAGCTTCGGATCCACCGGCAGCGCCATGTAGGAAGAAAGGATGGAGTCCCTGCCGAACAGGGCCATGAACCACGGGGCGCCGGCGGCTACGGCGGCCCGCTCGGGGTGGTCGGGGTCGAAGATCCGGAGAGCGCCCAGGTCCTCTTGGCTGCGGGTCAGGACCTTCTCCACGTTTTTGTCCGTCACTGTCAGCCGGGGAACATGTTCTTCCCAGGCGGCGTAGCGCTGCGCCCCCACGTGCGGGGCCGACTCATGCGTGAACGGCTGCTCCGGTCCCGCGCCGTCAACCAGGGGCGTGGTGAGCACGGTGGCCGTCCACAAGCCGCGGGGGGCCAGTTCGGCGTCGAATGTCAGGGCGTCCTCGGTGACCGTGGCTCCGGAGGCGCTGATGACCACGCCGCGGTGGATGCCGTTGCGCATGGCGTCAATCTGCAGTGCATCTGCTCTGACCTGTCGGCTGTGCTCGGTGGACGGCACAACCTTTCCGCCTTTGACGTCGAACAGGTCGCTCAGGTCCGCGTCCACCCTGATCTGGATCCGGCAGGTCCGCGGCTGTTCCGAATAGTTGTGGACCTTGAGGTCGTCACGCAGGCCGGGCCCGACCTGCCGGCTGTGCTCCACTACCAGCGGGCTCTCCACCGCACCGTTGACCCCCCGGGGCCTGCCGACGAACACCGCCCGGTAGGGTTCCCGGGTCTGGCCGGACAGCGGTTCCAGAGAAGCGCCGTCGACCGTCAGCTGCCAGCGGGACAGAATCCTGGTGTCCTGGTAGAAGGCTCCCTGCGGCTGGCCGGGAAACACGTCCCCGCTCTCGGCAGAGATGCAGAAGGAGGAGCCCTCCACCACGGTCACCGCTGTCAGGCCGGATGATCCTGCACCGATATTTTCATTCCACGCACTCATCGACCGCTCCCTGGCGACTAGTCGGATGGCATGGGCCGGCCCGTGCGGCCACGTTATCCATCGTCCCCCTACCGGGATGACGCCGCAACGGGTTATTGCCTACCGGCGGTGACGGCTCCGGAAGAGCCGCGCCCCGCCGCCGTCGGACTGGCGTTGAGCGGCTGGACCCCTTGCTGAACAGCAGCTTTGGGTGTCGAATCTTCTTACTAAGGCCGCTTGGCGGCTCACGACTAGCACGCCGGGAGATGGTCATGTCGGTAAAGGGCACTAATGGCCGGGGCAAGGGCACGGGCCGCGGCAGTTCCGATCTCCGGCGGGCGGACGCCTCGGCAGGGGCGCCGGTGGACAAGCCGGAGGGCATCCGCAACGTCGCGCTGGTAGGACACTCCGGGGCCGGCAAAACCATGCTGCTCGAGGCCCTGCTCGCCGCCACCGGGACCATCCCGCGGATGGGTTCCATCGTTGACGGCAACACGGTCAGTGATGCCGAACCGTCCGAGATCCACCAGCAGCGCTCTGTGGTCCTTTCCGTAGCGCCGCTGATTTACGACGGCGTCAAGGTAAACCTGCTGGACACACCGGGCTACGGGGACTTCACGGGCGAGCTGCGTGCCGGGTTGCGCGCTGCGGACGCGGCACTGTTCGTGGTGTCGGCCGTGGACGGCGTCGATGCCGCCACCACCGCGCTGTGGGCGGAGTGCGCCCAGCTGGATACACCGCGGGCCGTGGTGATCAGCCGGCTTGATCATCCGCGGGCGAATTTTGATGCCGCCCTGGCTGCCTGCCAGCGCGCCTTTGGCCAGTCGGTGGTGCCCGCCTACCTGCCGCTCCGCGGGAACGGCAGCGCCACGGCGCTGCTGGGGCTGCTGTCCGGGCAGGTCTCGGAATACGACGGCGAATCCCCGGAGCCCGCGGTCCGGGACGCGAGTGCCGAGGAGCTCGCCGCCGCGGAGTCCGAGCGTGGCACGCTGATCGAGGGGATCATCTCCGAGAGCGAAGACGAGTCGCTGATGGACCGCTACCTTGGAGGCGAGGACATCGACGCCGACGTCCTGGTGGGCGACCTCGAAACGGCTGTGGCGCGCGGATCGTTCTTTCCTGTCCTGGCGACATCGGCTGAAACGGGACTGGGGATCACGGAGCTGCTGGACATGCTGACCCGGGCGTTTCCGACACCCGTTGAGCGTGCCTTACCGGACGTGACTGACCTTGCCGGCGAACCGGCCGGGCCGCTCTCCTGCGATCCCGACGGACCGCTGGCCGGTGAGGTGGTGCGAACCACCATGGATCCGTTCCTGGGGCGGGTCTGCCTGGTGCGCGTCTTTTCCGGCACGCTGCGCGAGGATTCGGCCGTGCACGTCAGCGGCCGCGGCCTGGCCGAACGCGGCCATGAGGACCACGACAGCGATGAGCGTCTCACCCACCTGTATTCGCCGCTGGGGGCAAGCCTGCGTCCCGTCCCGTACTCCGTGGCAGGCGACATCTGCGCGATCACGAAGCTGGGCAGCGCCGAGACGGGCGATACCGTGTCAGCGAAGGATGCCCCGTTGCTGATCACCGCCTGGGACATGCCCGAACCGCTCATGCCGGTCGCCGTCGAGGCCGCCACCCGTAGCGACGAGGACGCCCTCGCCAAGAGCCTGGGCAAAGTGGCCGCCGGGGACCCAACCCTTCGGGTGGAACGCAACGCAGAAACCCACCAGCTGATCCTGTGGTGCATGGGCGAGGCGCACGGCGAGGTGGTCCTTGACCGGCTGCGGGACCAGGGCGTGAAGCTGCAGACCGTGCCCGTGGTGACGCCGCTGCGCGAGACCTTCGCCGCCCCCGCCGCCGGGCATGGACGCTACGTGAAGCAGTCCGGCGGACACGGCCAGTACGCCATCTGCGACATCGAGGTGGAGGCGCTTGAGCGCGGCGCGGGTTTCGAGTTCGTGGACAAGACCGTGGGCGGGGTGGTGCCGAACCAGTTCATTGGCTCGGTGGAGAAGGGCGTGCGGGCGCAGATGCAGAAGGGCGTCTCGGCCGGTTTCCCGGTGGTGGACATCCGGGTGACCCTGGTGGGCGGCAAGGCCCACAGCGTTGACTCCTCGGACGCCGCGTTCCAGTCCGCCGGCGCGCTGGCGCTGCGCGAGGCCGCAGCCGCCGGCCGCATCCAGCTGCTGGAGCCCGTCTCCGCCGTCACCATCAGCATCCCGGACGAGTACGTCGGGGCTGTCATGAGCGACCTCTCCTCACGCCGTGGCCGGCTCACTGGCACGACGTCGTCCGGCGGGGATGCCACGGAGGTCACCGCCGAGGTCCCGGACGGGGAGCTCCTCCGGTATGCGGTCCAATTGCGGGCGCTGACCGCCGGCACCGGCCGGTTCCGCCGCAGTTACCTGCGGCACGAACCCGTCCCGGGCAACGTGGCGCCGGCGGCTGCGAACGCCTGACGTCCTTAGCCAGCGGGGATGTTGGCACGCAAGAACGCTGCGACTGGCGCCGCCAGGGAGGCGCCAATGTCTTCGGCCCTGCGCTTGTTTCCGGCGACCGCAAATGAGTGGTCGCCGCCCTCGCACCACTGGAGTGCGGCGGTGGGTCCGATGCGGGACACCACGCCTTCCAGCAGCTCCCGGGTGGCGAAGGTGTCGCGCGTTCCCTGCAGGAAAAGCATCGGGGTTTCCAGCCCGTAGAGGTGCTCGTCGCGGAGCTTCTCCGGCTTGCCCGGCGGGTGCAGCGGGTAGCCGAGATAGATCAGGCCGGCGGCCGGCATTCCTTCTGCCACCGCCATGGAGGCCATCCGGCCGCCGAACGACTTCCCGGCCGCCCACACCGGCTCGGCTTCCCCTGCGGATTCCGCCCGGGCCGCCGCTTCGGCCATCGCCGCCCGCCAGGCGGCAATCGCTGCCGGCGGCCGGTCGGGGAACTTCCGACCCGCCTCACGGTAGGGGAAGTTGAAGCGCAAGGTGGCGACGCCGTCGTCGTTCAATGCGCCCGTGAACCCGCGCATGAACGGATGCTCCATGCCCGCGCCGGCGCCGTGGGCCAGCACGAGCGTTGCGAACGGACTGGCCGGCCTCGCGTAGGCGCCGGAGACGTGGCCGTCGCCGACGGCGATGGTGATGGTGATGGGCGAGTCAGCGGTGGGCATGACTCCATCATGCCCGATCCGGAGTGGTGGCGAGATTTCTCAGGAAGCGGGCACCACCCTGAGCCAGGCGTAATCTAACGGCCGCAGCACGAGCCCCTCGTCGATCCGGACCGGCTCGTCGGAAAACAGGTCCAAAGCTTCGGCCGCGAACCCGGACAGCGTGTCCGCAGACACCACCTGCGGGCCGTCACCGAAGTTGGCGAGGGCCAGGACCACCGTTCCCTCGCCGGGCCGCTGGTACCCCAGCACGGCGGGATTGTTCGTGGTGAACGGGACCAGGCGGGTGCCGGCCAACTCCGGGGTTGCCGCACGGACCTCCGCCAGCCGCCTGAGCCCTGCGAACACAGCGCCCTCGGGCGTGGCCGGGTCCAGGCGCTTTGCGTACTTTTCGGCCGGGAACTGGGGCCGGTGCACCCACCGGCTGTCGGTCTCGTGGCCGTCCTCCAGCGTGTAGTCGTAGTCATTGAGCTGCCCCACCTCATCGCCGAGGTAGAGCAGCGGGATGCCGCCGGTGCTGAAGGCCACCGAGTGGGTGAGCAGAATGCGGCGGATGGCCTCGGCCGAACCGTCCTCCAGGCCGCACAGCGACGCCATGGTGCCGGAGATGCGGCAGTCGCCGGTCCGCGGGTTGTCCTGGAACGGCACGCCACGGGCGAAGCTGCCGGGGAAACGGTTAACGTAGAAGGAGTTCAGGAACCGGCGGTGGTCGAACCCGTTGATGCCGAACTCGGCAGCGTCCTCATCCGCGAACGTCCAGCCGATGTCGTCGTGGCTCCGCACATAGTTCACCCAGGACGTTCCCGGCGCAATGTTGTGCCTCCGTTCAAGCGCCTGGGCGAGCAGCGACACGTTCCGCGTGGCCAGGGCTTCCCAGGTCAGTGCCATCTGCAGCGGGTTGTAGGAGAGCTGGCACTCGGCCGGATCGATGTACAGGGCCACCTCGTCCGGGTGCACGATTGCTTCGGACTTGAACAGCAGCGATGGCGCCGCCAGCCGGCAGACCGCGTTGAAGGCCTGCAGCAGGGTGTGTGCCTCGGGCAGGCTTTCGCACGGTGTCCCCAGCTGCTTCCAGATGAAGGCCACCGCGTCCATCCGCAGGATGTCCACTCCCAGGTTGGCCAGGAACAGCATTTCTCCCGCCATGGCGCGGAACACCTCGGGGTTGGAGTAGTTCAGGTCCCACTGGAACGTGTGGAAGGTGGCCCAGACCCACCGGCCGTCCGGCAATTGCACGAAGGAACCGGGATGGTCTTCCGGGAAGATTTCCCGCACGGTCTGTTCGAACGCGTCAGGCATGGCGCGGTCCGGGAAGATCCAGTAGTAGTCGCTGTAGTGCGGATCGCCCGCGGCGGCCCGCTGCGCCCACTCGTGCTCGTTCGAGGTGTGGTTGAAGATGAAGTCCACCACCAGGCTGATGCCGTTGGCGCGCAACTCGGCGGCGAGCGCCCGCAGCTGGTCCACGGTGCCGAGCTTCGGGTTGACCTCACGGTAGCTGGACACGGCATAGCCGCCGTCCGACAGCGGCTCCGGGGCCAGGAACAGCGGCATCAGGTGCAGGTAGGTGAGGCCGAGTTCCTTGAAATAGGGGATGCGGGCGCGGACCCCCTCGAGGTCTGCCGCATACCGGTCCACGTAGCAGACGCCGCCAAGCATGCGGTTGGACTGGAACCATTCGGTATTTCCCTCGCGGCCGGCGTCCAGCTCTTTCAGGTCTGCCGGCCGCTCCTTCCAGGAGCGGGCGATCTCCAGCGCGAGGGCCGCCAGCTGTTCCTCGATGTCCGGCCGTGATCCGTACAGTGAACGGAACAGCCTGGACAGGTCGGGGAAGTGGTGGTCGAACCGCCGCTCCAGTGCGTCCCGGTCCCCACTGCCCGCTTCCAGGCCGGCCTTCCCGGCCACCGTGCTGAACAGCTGGCGGTTGCCTGCCTGGGATGCCCCGGACGGCTGCGGTGAACCGGATTCCTGGGCGGCGGATGGTCCCTGGGTAGCGTCCAGACTCGGGGATTCAACCATGGAACGGGTCTCCTTCGAGGATGCTCTGCGCCTGGCGGCGCCCGGTGTGTTTCATCCTTACAGATGGCCCCGCCGCTGCCCAGAGAGCGGGCAGATGTTTCTCAGTGCCCGACGGCGGGACTCGCCCGAGGGATCCGCGCACCATAGATCATCGTGAGAATCGCGGCGGGCGTACTGCTGACGCCGCGGGCCGCGCGGGGGTAGGTTGTCCCCATGGCCAGTGAACAGACCACCATCAGTGTCGACGGGCCCGACGGCCCCCGGGAAATGCGCGTCTCCAGTCCAAGCCGGGTGTTGTGGCCCGAACTGGGGCTGACCAAGCTGGACCTGGCGCGCTACTTCGTGGATGTGGGGGAGGCCTTCATCCGGGCCAACGGAGGCCGGCCGGTGGCGCTGCAGCGGTTTTCAGGCACCGTGGACGGAGAGCAGTTCTTCTCCAAGAATCCGCCGAAGGGGACGCCGGACTTCATCCGCACGGTGAAGGTCACCTTTCCGAGCGCGCGCTCGCATCCCATGCTGGTCCTTGACGAGCCCGCGGCGGCGGTCTGGGCGGCGCAGATGAACACGGTGGTTTTTCACCCTTGGCCGTCCCATGCGGACAATTCGGACAATCCCGACCAACTGCGAATCGACCTGGACCCCCAGCCGGGCACTGACTATGACGACGCCATCCCCGCCGCGCTCGAACTTCGGAAGGTGCTCGCCGACGCAGGGCTGGACGCCTTCCTGAAAACCTCTGGCAACCGCGGCCTGCACGTCTACGCCCCCGTTGAGCCGACCCGCGAGTTCCTGGATGTCCGCCACGCGGTGATCGCTGCCGCCAGGGAGCTCGAGCGGCGCATGCCGGAGAAGGTCACCACCAACTGGTGGAAGGAGGAACGCGGCGAGCGCATCTTTGTCGACTTCAACCAGGCCAACCGGGACCGCACCATCGCCGGCGCATACAGCCCGCGGGCCCTCCCGCATGCTTCCGTGTCCTGCCCCATCACCTGGGACGAGCTGGCGGACGTCAGGCCCAAGGACTTCACCATCCTCACCGTCCCGGACAGGCTGAAAACGGTGGGGGACCCGTGGGCGGACATGCACGCGAAGCCGGGAACCATCGACACGCTGCTGGAATGGTGGGAGCGCGACGTCGCGAACGGACTGGGTGAACTGCCGTTCCCGCCGGACTACCCCAAGATGCCGGGCGAACCGCCCCGGGTGCAGGCCAGCAGGGCGAAGAAGCCGGACTAGCCGGCGGCGCCGCGCCGCCCGGGCCCGGTGCCTCCAGTCGAACACCGCTACTCAAACCCGCCCTACTCAAACCGGGACGGGTCGCCGGTGCCGCGGCGCACCACCTCGGCGGTGCCGCCGGAGAAGTCGACGACCGTGGTCGGCTCGGCACCACAGTCACCGGCCTCGACCACCGCGTCGACCACATGGTCGAGCCGCTCCTTGATTTCCCAGCCCTGGGTCAGCGGGTCCTCCTCGTCCGGCAGCAGCAGCGTGCTGGACAGCAGCGGTTCGCCAAGCTCCGCCAGCAGCGCCTGGACGAAGTTGTGCCTTGGGATGCGCACGCCCACAGTCTTCTTCTTGGGGTGCAGCAGCCGGCGCGGAACCTCCTTGGTGGCCGGCAGGATGAAGGTGTAGCTGCCCGGCGTGACGGACTTGATGCTGCGAAACACGTCGTTGCCGATGTTCACGAACTGCCCCAGCTGCGCGAAGTCCCGGCAGACCAGCGTGAAATGGTGCTTGCTGTCCAGCTGGCGGATGGATCGGATCCTGTCCAGCGCCTCCTTGTTCCCCAGCTGGGCGCCGAGGGCGTAGCAGGAGTCCGTGGGGTAGGCGATCAGCCCGCCCGATCGCAGGAGCTCCACGATCTGCGAGATCGCGCGGGGCTGGGGGTCCTCGGGGTGGACATCAAAGAATTTCGCCATGCGTCGAGCCTACGGCCGGGCGGCGTTCCGCGCACGCACCCACGCAGGCACGCCCGCTCACCCCACATGCACCCACGGGCGCTTGGTGACATCCGGCTCGGCTTCCCGCAGCACTTCCCGGGTGACCGGCGCGATCTCACCCTCTCCGAGGAACAGGAAGCGAAGCAGGTTCACCACCGGATTGCCCTCGGTCCAGCGGAAGTAGATGTGCGGCATGAGCCCGGTGACGTCCCGGATGTGCAGGAGAACGGAGGCGATGGTGTTCGGCACCACGGGCCCGTGCACCTCCAGCACCCGGTAGCCGTGCCGCACCACGCCGTGCACCTGCAGTTCGGTTTCGAAGTCGGAGGAGTCGTCCACGATCACCTCGAGGAACAGCGCCTGGTAGTGGACCGGCAGGTGGCTTACCTCGATGGCGGAGGTCAGCTTCTGCCGGTACGCCTCCGCGGTCAGTCTGCGGGGTTCGTGGGCGATGATGCCGATGGGGCCGCTCTCGTCCTCGGCGACGAACTCCAGGGCCGTCCGGTCGAGCCGGACGTGGGTGGCGTGCAGCTCGAAGGACCGCCCGATCCGGGACAGCAGCGAAATGACGATGATGCCGGCGATGAAGAAGGCGGCAATGCGGATGCCCTCGGGCCGCTCAATGATGTTCGCGACCGTCGTATAGATGAACACCAGGGCGATCAGCCCGAAGCCGGCGGTGCGCTTCCGCTGCCGCCGGCGCCGGGCGGACAGTGCGACGGCGACTGCCGCCGAGGTCATCAGCACCAGCACGCCGGTGGCGTAGGCACCGCCCTGGGCGTCGACGTCGGCCTCGAAAAGGATGGTGACCAGGAAGGCAATGACGCCGAAAACCAGCACCAGCGGCCGGACCGCCTTGGCCCACTCCGGCGCCATCCCGTACCGCGGCAGGTACCTCGGCACCAGGTTCAGCAGCCCTGCCATCGCGGACGCACCGGCGAACCACAGGATGGCGATGGTGCTCACGTCGTAGACCGTGCCGAACCCGTTCCCCAGGTACTGATGGGCCAGAAAGGCAAGGGCGCGCCCGTTGGCCTGCCCGCCGGGTTGAAATTCGGCGGCCGGAATGAGGATCACCGTGGTGAAGCTACTGGCGATGAGGAACGCGCTCATGATCAGCGCGGCCGTGGTCAGCATGCGGCGGGTTCCCTCGACGCGGCCCGCCGGGTGCTCCTCCGTATCCGAATCCCGGCCGCGGACCTGCGGCATGACCGCCACGCCTGTTTCGAAGCCGGACAGCCCAAGGGCCAGCTTGGGAAACACCAGCAGCGCTATGGCCACCGCCAGTACAGGATTGCCGTGTGACGTCCCCAGGGCCTGCCACCAGTCCCCGACGGCGGCCGGGTGGGCCAGGGATTCGACGGCGGCTGTTGCCACCACCACGACGTTCAGTCCCAGATAGACCGCCACCAGGACGACGGCGATCCCGATCGCCTCCTTGAACCCCCGCAGGAACACGGCGGCGAGCAGGGCCAGGAGAACGAGGGTCACCGTCACCTCCTGCCCATGCAGCCACATCGGGGCGTACGGATTCTGGATGAGGTGCGCCGTGGCGTCGGCGGCGGAAAGGGTCATGGTGATCATGAAGTCCGTCGCCGCAAAGCCGAGCAGCACCAGGACGAACAGCTTGCCGCCCCAGCGGGGGAGGAGCCGCTCCAGCATGGCGATGGAACCCTCGCCGTGGGAACTTTCGCCCGCCACGCGGCGGTACACCGGCAGTGCCCCGAACAGTGTGACGGCCACCAGGACCAGCGTGGCCAGCGGGGAAATGACGCCGGCAGCGAGCGCGGCGATGGCGGGCTGGTAGCCGAGCGTGGAGAAGTAGTCCACGCCGGTCAGGCACATGACCTGCCACCATGCATGCTTCCGCTCGTGGGCCATGGTCCGGCCGCCGGGTCCCTGGTGGGATCCTTTGCTGTCCTGCAGACCCAGCAGCAGCCAGCTGTTGAGCCGCTGCCTCCGGGTGTGGCGCAGCGCCGAGGGTTCCGCCGGTGGGCGGCTCATGGTGGTCATGGTGCCTTTCATCTGTGGTGGTGCCCCGCGGCCGCGGTATCTCACCGATGCCGCGGGATTTCGTTGGGGCACAGCCGAACGTAGCACCGGGCAGGAGCGGCGGAACCGCCGGAAGCCGAATCTTGACGGATCCTTAACGCCGTTGTGAAGCACCCCACCGCGCGTGCCGCCTTGGCCACCGGACTGGTGAAAGAATGGCGTCATGGCAGGGGAACGGATCGTCATTGGCCTGTCGGGAGGCCTTGAGGGGGAGGTCCTGATCCGCCGTGCCGTCAAGGTCCTGGACGGGGCTGGCGGCGGGGACCTGCTCGCCGTCCACATCCGTTCCGCGGAAGGCGCGTCGCGCGAATCAACCAGCGCCCTCGAATCTCAGCGCCGCCTGGTGGTAGAGCTGGGCGGCAGTTACCACACCGTCGCCGCGCAAGACCCCGTCGAAGCACTCCTCGGGTTCGCGTCCCATGTGGGCGCCACCCGGCTGGTCATCGGCCAGTCGCGGGCACGCCCGCTCTCGAGGCTTTTCACTGGCGCGACGGAGACACGGATCATCCGCCGTGCCGGGGCCCTCGACGTGCAGGTGGTGCCGCATCCGCTGGCCGGGCGAGGCACAGGCCGGCGGCGGCAGCGGGACCTCGGCCGCGCGCGCGTCGCCGTCGGGTTCGTGCTGGCGGCCGCCGTCCCCATCCTGATGCAGCTGGCGCTCGCCGTCATCGAGCACAGTGTGGCCACTGCCGTCCTGGTCCAGCTCGCCGGGGCCGTGGCCGTGGCGCTTGTGGGAGGCCTCTGGCCGGCTGTCGCGGGTGCGCTCTGGAGCAGCCTGCTGGTCAACTACTTCTCGACGCCGCCGCTTGGTGAGCTGGCCATCAAAGACCCGCAGGACCTGCTTTCCCTGGGCGTGTTCGTGGGCGTCTCGGTTGCCGTGGCCGGCGTCGTGGACAGGTCCGCCCGGCGCTCCAAGGAAGCCGCCCGGGCGCGCGCCGAGGCCGCGACGCTCGGCGAGCTGGCCCGCGGAGCCACACGCGCGGAGGACACGGTGGGCAGCCTGCTGGAACAGGCGCTGGACGTCTTCGGAGTCCGCGGGGCGGCTCTCTTCAGCGGGCCGGCTTTCCGGAACGGGATGGCTTCTGGCGATGCGCAGCCTTTCGGTGCCGCGCCTGCTTTCCGCGACGGGGAGGGCGGGGCAGGGAGGAAGCTGCTTGCGAGTGCGGGCGAGCTGACCGATTCTGAACGGGAAGGCGCGGACTTTGCCGAGCACACCGTGGAACCGGTCGACGACGGCACCTGGCTGGTGCTGTTCGGCAGGACGGTGCCGGCCGCCGACAGTAGCCTGCTGGGCGCCTTCGCAGCGCACGTGCTGGCTCAGCTGGAGCGCCGGCAACTGGCCGCCAGCCGCCTGGAGGTGCTGCGGCTAGCCGAAGGTAACACCATGCGCACCGCCATCCTGCGGGCTGTCTCGCATGACCTCCGCACGCCGCTCGCCGGCATCAAGCTCGCCGTCGGCGGTCTCCTGCAGACCGCCGTCAGCTACACCCCCGAAGAGAAACAGGAGCTTTTGGAAACCATCGACGAATGCTCGGACCGGCTGGACGCCCTGGTGGGAAACCTCTTGGACATGTCCAGGATCACGGCCGACTCGGTGCGCCCCCTGATGAAGCCCGTCCGGTGGCTCGACGTCGTGCCTCCGGCGCTGCGTGGCCTTCCGCCGGGCAGGGTGCGGGTGGTATTGCCGCCGAACCTTCCCGCCGTCGACGCTGACGCGGTCCTGCTGGAACGCGTCATCGCCAACATCGCAGAAAACGCGGTCAAGTACGCGCCCGCATCGGACGTCACCGTGACCTCGGCGTCGGGCGGGCTCAGCGGCGCCGTCCTCAACGGCCACCCGGCCGGCGAGCTGCGGATCATCGACCACGGACGCGGCGTGCCAGACCGCAACGTGCCAGCGATGTTCCGGCCCTTCCAGCGCCTGGATGATCTGTCGCAGTCAACCGGCGTGGGCCTCGGACTCGCCGTGGCCAGGGGATTCGTCACGGCCATGGGCGGCAGCCTGGCGGCGGAGGAGACGCCCGGCGGGGGACTCACGATGGTCATCCGGCTTCCCCTCTCGACGGGGCACGGCTCACCAGGGCATGACGGGCACGACGGCGGGCCATCCGCCGCTATTCCTGCCGTTTCTCCACAGGAGACTGCC from Arthrobacter globiformis harbors:
- a CDS encoding L-threonylcarbamoyladenylate synthase, yielding MAKFFDVHPEDPQPRAISQIVELLRSGGLIAYPTDSCYALGAQLGNKEALDRIRSIRQLDSKHHFTLVCRDFAQLGQFVNIGNDVFRSIKSVTPGSYTFILPATKEVPRRLLHPKKKTVGVRIPRHNFVQALLAELGEPLLSSTLLLPDEEDPLTQGWEIKERLDHVVDAVVEAGDCGAEPTTVVDFSGGTAEVVRRGTGDPSRFE
- a CDS encoding amino acid permease; translation: MTTMSRPPAEPSALRHTRRQRLNSWLLLGLQDSKGSHQGPGGRTMAHERKHAWWQVMCLTGVDYFSTLGYQPAIAALAAGVISPLATLVLVAVTLFGALPVYRRVAGESSHGEGSIAMLERLLPRWGGKLFVLVLLGFAATDFMITMTLSAADATAHLIQNPYAPMWLHGQEVTVTLVLLALLAAVFLRGFKEAIGIAVVLVAVYLGLNVVVVATAAVESLAHPAAVGDWWQALGTSHGNPVLAVAIALLVFPKLALGLSGFETGVAVMPQVRGRDSDTEEHPAGRVEGTRRMLTTAALIMSAFLIASSFTTVILIPAAEFQPGGQANGRALAFLAHQYLGNGFGTVYDVSTIAILWFAGASAMAGLLNLVPRYLPRYGMAPEWAKAVRPLVLVFGVIAFLVTILFEADVDAQGGAYATGVLVLMTSAAVAVALSARRRRQRKRTAGFGLIALVFIYTTVANIIERPEGIRIAAFFIAGIIVISLLSRIGRSFELHATHVRLDRTALEFVAEDESGPIGIIAHEPRRLTAEAYRQKLTSAIEVSHLPVHYQALFLEVIVDDSSDFETELQVHGVVRHGYRVLEVHGPVVPNTIASVLLHIRDVTGLMPHIYFRWTEGNPVVNLLRFLFLGEGEIAPVTREVLREAEPDVTKRPWVHVG
- a CDS encoding DUF4118 domain-containing protein produces the protein MAGERIVIGLSGGLEGEVLIRRAVKVLDGAGGGDLLAVHIRSAEGASRESTSALESQRRLVVELGGSYHTVAAQDPVEALLGFASHVGATRLVIGQSRARPLSRLFTGATETRIIRRAGALDVQVVPHPLAGRGTGRRRQRDLGRARVAVGFVLAAAVPILMQLALAVIEHSVATAVLVQLAGAVAVALVGGLWPAVAGALWSSLLVNYFSTPPLGELAIKDPQDLLSLGVFVGVSVAVAGVVDRSARRSKEAARARAEAATLGELARGATRAEDTVGSLLEQALDVFGVRGAALFSGPAFRNGMASGDAQPFGAAPAFRDGEGGAGRKLLASAGELTDSEREGADFAEHTVEPVDDGTWLVLFGRTVPAADSSLLGAFAAHVLAQLERRQLAASRLEVLRLAEGNTMRTAILRAVSHDLRTPLAGIKLAVGGLLQTAVSYTPEEKQELLETIDECSDRLDALVGNLLDMSRITADSVRPLMKPVRWLDVVPPALRGLPPGRVRVVLPPNLPAVDADAVLLERVIANIAENAVKYAPASDVTVTSASGGLSGAVLNGHPAGELRIIDHGRGVPDRNVPAMFRPFQRLDDLSQSTGVGLGLAVARGFVTAMGGSLAAEETPGGGLTMVIRLPLSTGHGSPGHDGHDGGPSAAIPAVSPQETAQ